TTTGaacacatttctctctttctctgtcttttctttcttcatgaCCTTTACTTAAAAGTGACTCAGGCCCTTATTCAGACATGAGAATAACATGTTAATCTGACATTAGATTAGGGGTGTGTCTGAAAGAGGCTATACTTTgaattttctttcagttttctccTAGTTTAGCGTGCAGATGTGCATGTGGTACCTCAGGGACACACAGTGATGAAACATGGCtttcagagagtgagagagagcaggagggaaGAGAATAATAGTTATGGTCATGTTAATAATAGAAAGGAGGTGGTGTTGAGGAGTTACATTTAGCTACAGCACCATCAGATAGACATTTAGTGTAGGAATATTTGCCTAACGGCGTGTAGTCCAGTAACAAGAATTCAAAAGTTATTAAATAGTGGtccaataaaaattaaatgtttaatttcaatTCAGATTTAAATCCTCAAAGAGCCCAATGAGTGAAATATGTTTCTGCTATTCATGTGTGGAGGTAGTCAACACAGGCCATGACTTTCTctacaaaaatgtttaaaaatgtctgtaatgtTTGTCTACTTTGTTTTAGTTAATTGTGGCATCACATTTAAACACCAAATTCATTTAGATTAAGACattatgatttcagttaaaatgAGTGTTTTCCCCCTGTGCAGAGAGACAAACTGTTTGTTTATGACAATGTTTTGTAAATTTGGTTCGTACCAATTTAGAAAATTCTAAATATAAGAAATTTGTTGAATGCCACATATTTAATATCACCAGTATGCCTCACAAGAAGTGTTAGCTGATAACAAGGGCTAACAGACAAGTTGAGGCccgaaaacataaaataactttaaattaagaaagttaaaatgtttggtTGTTCTTGGACGTCATCAGCTTAAACAACAAAAGGAATCAAGTTGTATTCAGCACAAATCAATAACTGACAACagaacaaaatgtatttgtgtctcCATCACAATTGATTCCAGTCTTACCTTCGTTGGTTCTGATCTTCGCTTTGTCCAGTTTGGTGACGATGTCGTTCTTCACACCAGAGAGCTGAAACACACATTCGTACTTCTCCCAGTCTCCAGATGGAGGTTTCAGGTCAACACTCATCTGGAAGGATCCATCGTTGTTGGGGAGGATCTCTCCGAGGTCCACGTCCTCATGAAGCTCCTCTCCATCTTTCCTCCAGAACATCGTGACTCTGTCAGGGTAGAAACCTGTAGCGTGGCAGCTGactggagaggagggagtcttctggaggagagacactgagggaagctctggggagagagagagagagagagagagagacgtctGTATCTACGCTTGTAcggttcaagttcaagtttccAGTGAAAGCATTTAAGCAGACTGTTCttcagcagatttttttttcttagggGAGAGAGGCACAAAGAGAGACCAACAGCAAACATGATACAGATCAACAGAAATGTGTAATTTGAATAATTGTACTGTTTTTAGCAACATCGTTGTGTCCATGAAACTACATCAGGTCATGTGATTCTACCTTTTCTCAGCAGAGAGCTCCTCCCATAGTCCACATACTTCTTCAACCACTCAGGGCAAATCTGGGTCAGGtagttttttctctgtgttgtcaAAG
Above is a window of Micropterus dolomieu isolate WLL.071019.BEF.003 ecotype Adirondacks unplaced genomic scaffold, ASM2129224v1 contig_11074, whole genome shotgun sequence DNA encoding:
- the LOC123965746 gene encoding major histocompatibility complex class I-related gene protein-like, with translation MLCYYLCYVSLSGAHVFQNIYGCEWDVETGEVKGYDQFGYDGEDFISLDMKTETWIAPTPQAFITKNKWDNNRALTTQRKNYLTQICPEWLKKYVDYGRSSLLRKELPSVSLLQKTPSSPVSCHATGFYPDRVTMFWRKDGEELHEDVDLGEILPNNDGSFQMSVDLKPPSGDWEKYECVFQLSGVKNDIVTKLDKAKIRTNEGKTGINCDGDTNTFCSVVSY